The Nocardia arthritidis genome has a window encoding:
- a CDS encoding fatty acid desaturase family protein, whose protein sequence is MAISDVKEYAHLTAADVEALGAEFDAIRREIEASRGERDARYIRNVIRLQRALEISGRAVLFVSFLPPAWLAGVALLSTAKIIENMEIGHNVMHGQWDWMNDPEIHSSSWEWDNTGPAKHWKHTHNYLHHKYTNVLGMDDDIGYGLLRVTRDQKWRPFNIGNPVYNLLLQLFFEYGVAIQHLELGKLAAGRYKPGTPARAEFERKRKEVLTKVGKQVVKDYLVFPLLTGPAFVSTLTANLAANMIRNVWSNAVIFCGHFPDGAEKFTKADVDGETQAEWYLRQMLGSANISGGTLTHFMTGNLSHQIEHHLFPDLPSNRYRDIAVRVRELCDKYDLPYTTGSLPVQYFKAWRTILKLALPNKYLRDTVDDAPETASERKFGGNTESTVDPVTGKRRGLRTALAAGKRRFGRRGQSRELQPVG, encoded by the coding sequence ATGGCAATCTCGGATGTCAAGGAATACGCGCATCTCACGGCGGCCGATGTCGAGGCGCTCGGCGCGGAATTCGATGCGATCCGGCGGGAGATCGAGGCCTCGCGCGGGGAGCGGGACGCCCGCTACATCCGCAACGTCATCCGGCTGCAGCGCGCGCTCGAAATCAGTGGCCGCGCGGTACTTTTCGTGAGCTTCCTGCCCCCGGCCTGGCTGGCCGGCGTTGCCCTGCTGAGCACCGCCAAGATCATCGAGAACATGGAGATCGGGCATAACGTCATGCACGGTCAGTGGGACTGGATGAACGATCCGGAAATCCACTCCAGCTCATGGGAATGGGATAACACCGGGCCGGCCAAACACTGGAAGCACACCCACAACTACCTGCATCACAAGTACACCAACGTGCTCGGCATGGACGACGACATCGGCTACGGCCTGCTGCGCGTCACCCGGGACCAGAAGTGGCGGCCGTTCAATATCGGCAACCCGGTCTACAACCTGCTGCTGCAGTTGTTCTTCGAATACGGCGTCGCCATCCAGCATTTGGAGCTCGGCAAACTCGCCGCGGGCCGATACAAGCCCGGCACCCCCGCCCGCGCCGAATTCGAGCGCAAGCGCAAGGAGGTGCTCACCAAGGTCGGCAAGCAGGTCGTGAAGGATTACCTCGTCTTCCCGCTGCTCACCGGCCCGGCCTTCGTCTCGACGCTCACCGCGAACCTGGCCGCGAATATGATCCGCAACGTCTGGTCGAACGCGGTCATCTTCTGCGGGCATTTCCCGGACGGTGCGGAGAAGTTCACCAAGGCCGATGTCGACGGGGAGACCCAGGCCGAGTGGTACCTGCGGCAGATGCTCGGCAGCGCCAATATTTCCGGCGGCACGCTCACCCATTTCATGACCGGCAACCTCAGCCACCAGATCGAACACCACCTGTTCCCGGATCTGCCGAGCAACCGGTACCGCGATATCGCGGTGCGGGTGCGCGAGCTGTGCGACAAATACGACCTCCCGTACACCACCGGTTCGCTGCCGGTGCAGTACTTCAAGGCGTGGCGCACCATCCTCAAGCTGGCGCTGCCGAACAAATACCTGCGCGACACCGTCGACGACGCCCCGGAGACCGCCTCCGAGCGCAAATTCGGCGGCAATACAGAATCCACCGTCGACCCGGTGACCGGCAAGCGGCGGGGTCTGCGCACCGCGCTCGCGGCGGGCAAGCGCCGGTTCGGGCGGCGCGGGCAGTCGCGGGAACTTCAGCCGGTCGGGTGA
- a CDS encoding LysR family transcriptional regulator, whose product MTFEEIEAFICIAEAGGFTEASRRLHRSQPAISRRIHELERGLDTKLFERVGRRMRLTDSGRALLPYAEAALAALRDGEQAVRDRAGTLPLTLRLAIVGTLADSHIGDALREFTSRTADVTIDLRTATSREVSALVRGGTADLGLRYHPDTDPKLESIPLGAERLYLVVPADHPITADRLPDLRPLRDATWLGFPAERGGTGSFRGLLEGQLAAAGITDPSITTVDSLTAQKRLIEAGLGVALMPLANIREELRIGSLRVIDVPALKAEIPVVAVRRAGGHPGRAATEFLAILTAGAPNPH is encoded by the coding sequence ATGACCTTCGAGGAGATCGAGGCCTTCATCTGCATCGCGGAGGCGGGCGGATTCACCGAGGCGTCGCGGCGACTGCATCGCTCGCAGCCCGCGATCAGCCGCCGGATCCACGAATTGGAGCGCGGCCTCGATACGAAACTGTTCGAACGGGTCGGCCGCCGCATGCGACTGACCGATTCCGGACGCGCACTGCTGCCGTACGCGGAGGCCGCGCTGGCCGCGCTTCGCGATGGCGAACAGGCCGTGCGAGACCGGGCCGGAACCCTCCCGCTCACCTTGCGGCTGGCCATCGTCGGCACGCTCGCCGATTCGCACATCGGCGACGCGCTACGCGAATTCACCTCGCGCACAGCGGATGTCACGATCGATCTGCGCACGGCGACCAGCCGTGAGGTGAGCGCGCTGGTCCGCGGCGGCACCGCCGACCTCGGCCTGCGCTATCACCCGGACACCGACCCGAAACTGGAATCGATCCCGCTCGGCGCGGAGCGGCTCTACCTGGTGGTACCGGCCGACCATCCGATCACCGCCGACCGGCTGCCGGACCTGCGGCCGCTGCGGGACGCCACCTGGCTCGGCTTCCCCGCCGAGCGCGGCGGCACCGGCTCGTTCCGCGGTCTGCTGGAAGGTCAGCTGGCGGCGGCGGGCATCACCGATCCATCGATCACCACCGTCGACAGCCTGACCGCCCAGAAGCGGTTGATCGAGGCCGGGCTCGGCGTCGCGCTCATGCCGTTGGCCAACATTCGCGAGGAACTGCGGATCGGCAGCCTCCGCGTGATCGATGTCCCGGCGCTGAAGGCCGAAATCCCGGTCGTCGCCGTGCGCCGCGCGGGCGGCCATCCCGGCCGTGCCGCAACAGAATTCCTCGCCATCCTGACCGCGGGCGCCCCGAATCCGCACTGA
- a CDS encoding YybH family protein: protein MDRKAVEKWVDGYERAWRAAGTDGLADLFAPEAGYLIAPWAEPILGLAAIAEFWDDEREGPDEDFTMESEVVAVEGETAVVRVEVEYGGAAPIRWRDMWILRFNESERCIWFEEWAFPPDPTN from the coding sequence GTGGACCGTAAAGCGGTCGAGAAATGGGTCGACGGCTATGAACGAGCCTGGCGCGCGGCGGGGACCGACGGGCTCGCGGACCTGTTCGCGCCGGAGGCCGGTTACCTGATCGCCCCGTGGGCCGAGCCCATTCTCGGGTTGGCCGCCATCGCCGAATTCTGGGACGACGAGCGGGAGGGCCCGGACGAGGATTTCACGATGGAATCCGAAGTCGTCGCGGTGGAGGGTGAGACCGCGGTGGTCCGGGTGGAGGTCGAATACGGGGGAGCCGCGCCGATTCGCTGGCGGGATATGTGGATTCTGCGCTTCAACGAATCGGAACGGTGTATCTGGTTCGAGGAGTGGGCATTCCCGCCGGATCCCACCAATTGA
- a CDS encoding HNH endonuclease signature motif containing protein produces the protein MSSDVELDRQLTAFEEAVAGLSEIDLDLVSDDAIVDLLRRVESRTRALASLTHRMLVQVGERAIPEDHGVGSVRQFLIDTLRLSKTEAVQRTTAAKALGSWHGIDGATRPPVLPHTAHAQAEGAISIEHARRINTIMDRVPAAVEPADREQAEQILACLARSAPPEDIDKAGLQILAHLDPDGTLTGDRDRKRRRGFSIGRQRADLMSPFGGELDPVARALLDPVLAKWARPGMNNPDDPDSPTGDCEHVDRAQLVAAAARDTRTAAQRNHDALAAVLKHALSSGVLGEHRGLPVTAIVTMTLADVENASGVATTASGGLVPIQDALRMAENAHQYLAVFDHHGLPLHLGRQRRLANRYQRLALIAGARGCTRPGCDAPATLTAVHHLTDWAKGGPTDLENLTLACDACHARIHDGPGGWKTIVQQHGSPYPGRAAWIAPPHVDPGRTPHVNHRHHPDELLAEAHHHAPPTPTPESPHTPLDPATRALYLTRIQHCFHQLNHRSRIAANRELATLRSTHSTS, from the coding sequence ATGAGTTCGGACGTTGAGCTTGATCGGCAACTCACCGCCTTTGAGGAGGCGGTCGCCGGTCTGTCCGAAATCGACCTCGATCTGGTATCCGATGACGCGATCGTGGACCTGCTGCGGCGGGTCGAATCACGCACCCGCGCACTGGCGTCGCTGACGCACCGGATGCTGGTACAGGTCGGCGAACGCGCCATCCCGGAAGACCACGGCGTCGGATCGGTCCGCCAGTTCCTCATCGACACTCTGCGGTTGTCGAAAACCGAAGCCGTGCAACGCACCACCGCGGCCAAAGCATTGGGTTCCTGGCACGGCATCGACGGCGCGACCCGCCCGCCGGTGCTGCCACACACCGCACACGCCCAAGCCGAGGGTGCGATCTCCATCGAGCACGCCCGCCGGATCAACACGATCATGGACCGAGTACCCGCGGCGGTCGAACCGGCCGACCGTGAACAAGCCGAACAGATCCTGGCATGCCTAGCGCGCAGCGCACCCCCGGAAGACATCGACAAAGCCGGACTACAGATCCTGGCCCACCTCGACCCCGACGGCACCCTCACCGGCGACCGTGACCGGAAACGCCGCCGCGGCTTCAGCATTGGGCGGCAGCGCGCGGATCTGATGTCACCGTTCGGTGGCGAACTCGACCCGGTCGCTCGCGCGCTGCTGGATCCGGTTCTGGCAAAATGGGCACGTCCCGGGATGAACAATCCGGATGATCCAGACAGCCCGACCGGTGATTGCGAGCACGTCGACCGCGCGCAGTTGGTTGCCGCCGCCGCGCGTGACACCCGAACCGCCGCCCAACGCAACCATGACGCGTTGGCCGCGGTACTGAAACACGCACTGTCCTCCGGAGTATTGGGCGAACACCGCGGGCTGCCGGTCACCGCCATCGTCACGATGACCCTCGCCGATGTCGAAAACGCTTCCGGTGTCGCCACTACCGCCTCCGGTGGGCTGGTCCCGATCCAGGATGCGTTGCGGATGGCCGAAAACGCCCACCAGTACCTGGCTGTCTTCGACCACCACGGTCTCCCACTACACCTCGGGCGGCAACGCCGCCTCGCCAACCGCTACCAGAGGCTGGCCCTGATCGCGGGTGCCCGCGGCTGCACCCGCCCCGGCTGCGACGCCCCCGCCACCCTCACCGCCGTCCATCACCTCACCGACTGGGCCAAGGGCGGCCCCACAGATCTAGAAAACCTCACCCTCGCATGCGACGCCTGCCACGCCCGCATCCACGACGGACCCGGCGGCTGGAAAACCATTGTCCAGCAGCACGGTTCCCCATATCCCGGTCGCGCAGCCTGGATAGCGCCCCCACACGTCGACCCCGGTCGCACACCACACGTGAACCACCGCCACCACCCCGACGAACTCCTCGCCGAGGCACATCACCATGCCCCACCCACCCCCACACCCGAATCCCCCCACACCCCACTGGATCCGGCCACCCGAGCCCTCTACCTCACCCGAATCCAACACTGCTTCCACCAACTCAACCACCGCAGCCGTATCGCGGCCAACCGCGAACTCGCAACACTCCGATCAACTCACAGCACAAGCTGA
- a CDS encoding PQQ-binding-like beta-propeller repeat protein: protein MRTRRNGLLGAALTCVLVYATACGGDSPTEKTTPPPSGGDTVTLDGAVYGRPMVAGDTIFAATERNSVYAVTGSTVRWRAHLTEPISRSKLPCGDIDPEGITGQPAYDAVTHRLYAVAETADAHHVLYALDADSGAVVDRVPVDPPFGDRAAYLQRPALAFWNGRVYAAFGGNFGDCGEYTGAVAAVDVSNNAVTWYRASSGGRGGIWAPGPPVIANDRLYYSVGNGDAGPGTAYDGTDSVIALTADLRRADFFAPATWAQDNAADKDLGSMNPALVGEHIVIAGKAGNGYVLDAHQLGEISTRAPAFTNCRAFGAAAVAADVIYLPCTNGITAVRIATDGTAAVLWRATVAATGSPVVDGNRIWAADWHSGTLYALDPATGRVIEQDSTGPLPHFATPALSGSAVVLGTMSGLRFIGSR from the coding sequence ATGCGAACTCGACGCAACGGTCTGCTCGGCGCCGCGTTGACGTGTGTGCTGGTTTACGCGACGGCCTGCGGTGGCGATTCGCCGACCGAGAAGACGACGCCTCCTCCCTCGGGCGGTGACACCGTAACCCTCGACGGGGCCGTCTACGGTCGGCCGATGGTGGCCGGGGACACGATTTTCGCTGCGACAGAACGTAATTCGGTCTACGCCGTGACCGGTTCGACCGTGCGTTGGCGCGCCCATCTCACCGAGCCGATATCGCGGTCGAAGCTGCCGTGCGGCGATATCGATCCGGAGGGGATCACCGGGCAGCCCGCCTACGACGCGGTGACCCACCGGCTGTACGCGGTCGCCGAAACCGCCGACGCCCACCATGTGCTGTACGCCCTCGACGCCGATTCCGGCGCGGTGGTCGACCGGGTTCCGGTCGATCCGCCGTTCGGTGATCGCGCCGCATATCTGCAACGTCCGGCGCTCGCCTTCTGGAACGGTCGCGTGTACGCCGCATTCGGCGGTAATTTCGGCGACTGCGGCGAATACACCGGAGCCGTTGCGGCTGTGGATGTTTCGAATAACGCCGTCACCTGGTATCGCGCGTCGTCCGGCGGCCGTGGCGGTATCTGGGCTCCCGGCCCACCGGTCATCGCGAACGACCGGCTGTACTACTCGGTCGGCAACGGTGATGCCGGGCCCGGAACCGCTTATGACGGAACGGATTCGGTGATCGCGCTGACGGCGGATCTGCGCCGGGCCGATTTCTTCGCCCCGGCGACCTGGGCGCAGGACAATGCCGCCGACAAGGATCTCGGTTCGATGAATCCGGCACTGGTCGGCGAACATATCGTGATCGCGGGCAAGGCGGGCAACGGTTACGTGCTCGACGCCCATCAACTAGGCGAAATATCCACTCGTGCACCGGCATTCACCAACTGCCGGGCCTTCGGCGCCGCCGCGGTCGCCGCCGATGTGATCTATTTGCCCTGCACCAACGGCATTACGGCGGTGCGCATCGCCACCGACGGTACGGCCGCGGTGCTCTGGCGCGCCACGGTGGCCGCGACCGGTTCCCCGGTTGTCGACGGGAATCGAATCTGGGCCGCCGACTGGCATTCCGGCACCCTCTACGCACTCGATCCGGCGACCGGGCGGGTGATCGAGCAGGACAGCACCGGTCCGCTACCGCATTTCGCCACCCCGGCGCTATCGGGTTCGGCCGTCGTGCTCGGCACGATGTCCGGGCTGCGGTTCATCGGGTCGCGGTGA
- a CDS encoding alpha/beta fold hydrolase, whose amino-acid sequence MGEYVIAGGVNTYYEVYGDGEPLVLLHGGGANALSWLAQIPELAKHFRVYVPERRGHGHTADVDGPISFQIMAEDTAAFLETLEIGPAHLVGWSDGGIVAVLVAMRRPDLVRKLVAIGVYVNRDGETPACHQLFEEPVSARMGEIVRGSYTEAPDGPDHFPVIYEKLLRMWREEPNIAICDLAAIQAPTLLMQGDDDGVTVEHSLAMARAIPDSQLAVVPGASHGVPMEKPELVNRMILDFLAGNQPRKVFALRDSLPEYLRDPAASA is encoded by the coding sequence ATGGGTGAATACGTAATTGCCGGTGGTGTCAACACGTACTACGAGGTGTACGGCGACGGGGAGCCGCTCGTGCTGCTACACGGCGGCGGCGCGAACGCGCTCAGCTGGTTGGCGCAGATTCCGGAGTTGGCCAAGCACTTCCGGGTCTATGTGCCCGAACGGCGCGGGCACGGGCATACCGCCGATGTCGACGGCCCGATCAGCTTCCAGATCATGGCCGAGGACACCGCGGCCTTCCTCGAAACGCTGGAAATCGGTCCCGCGCACCTGGTCGGCTGGAGCGATGGCGGGATCGTCGCGGTACTGGTCGCCATGCGACGGCCCGACCTGGTGCGCAAGTTGGTCGCCATCGGCGTCTATGTCAACCGCGATGGCGAAACCCCGGCCTGCCACCAACTTTTCGAAGAACCCGTCAGCGCGCGGATGGGCGAGATCGTCCGCGGGAGTTATACGGAGGCACCGGACGGCCCCGATCATTTCCCGGTGATCTACGAGAAGCTGCTGCGGATGTGGCGGGAGGAGCCCAATATCGCCATCTGCGATCTCGCCGCGATCCAGGCGCCGACCCTGCTCATGCAGGGCGATGACGACGGGGTGACGGTCGAGCACAGCCTCGCCATGGCCAGGGCCATACCCGACTCCCAGCTCGCCGTCGTCCCCGGCGCATCGCACGGCGTTCCCATGGAGAAGCCCGAGCTGGTGAATCGGATGATCCTCGACTTCCTCGCTGGGAACCAGCCGAGAAAGGTGTTCGCCCTGCGTGATTCGCTTCCGGAGTACCTACGGGATCCCGCGGCGTCCGCCTGA
- a CDS encoding isocitrate lyase/PEP mutase family protein yields MTDQATKIARFRALHERPEPLLLPNPWDAGTARLLAALGFEALATTSLGVANVLGRTRATLPEILRNCREMDSATPLPVNVDLENGFADDPVAAARSIELAADAGAAGASIEDYTGDSRNPIYDFALAVDRVRAAVETVRALPNPLVFTARAENLLYGIDDLDDTIRRLQAFEEAGADALYAPGLRTLDQMRAVVSSVRKPVNVVMGFADPSITLDQLREIGVRRISIGGALSRIALRAFTDAAAEMRAGRFGFVADVPPLSELHRAFVD; encoded by the coding sequence ATGACTGATCAGGCGACGAAGATCGCGCGTTTCCGGGCCTTGCACGAGCGGCCGGAACCGCTGCTGCTGCCGAATCCGTGGGATGCCGGAACGGCCCGCCTGTTGGCCGCGCTCGGGTTCGAGGCACTGGCCACCACCAGCCTCGGCGTGGCGAACGTCCTCGGCCGCACCCGGGCGACGCTGCCCGAGATTCTGCGCAACTGTCGCGAAATGGACTCGGCCACACCGCTTCCCGTGAACGTCGACCTGGAGAACGGATTCGCCGACGACCCCGTCGCCGCGGCCCGCTCCATCGAGCTGGCCGCCGACGCGGGTGCGGCCGGCGCGTCCATCGAGGACTACACCGGTGACAGCCGAAATCCGATCTATGATTTCGCGCTGGCCGTCGACCGGGTTCGCGCGGCCGTGGAAACCGTGCGAGCGTTGCCGAATCCGTTGGTATTCACCGCAAGAGCCGAAAATCTGCTGTACGGCATAGACGATCTGGACGACACCATCCGGCGCCTGCAAGCCTTCGAGGAGGCCGGGGCCGATGCGCTGTACGCACCGGGCCTGCGCACCCTCGACCAAATGCGCGCGGTGGTCTCCTCGGTGCGCAAACCGGTGAACGTGGTGATGGGCTTCGCCGATCCGTCGATCACGCTGGATCAATTACGCGAGATCGGAGTCCGGCGCATCAGCATCGGCGGCGCGCTTTCCCGAATCGCCCTGCGCGCCTTCACCGACGCGGCCGCAGAGATGCGCGCGGGTCGATTCGGATTCGTCGCCGATGTACCGCCGCTGTCGGAGTTGCATCGGGCATTCGTGGACTAG
- a CDS encoding TetR/AcrR family transcriptional regulator gives MKPDETLPARSRKKELLRAELMITGLRMFEQQGFEQTTVQQIADAVGVSRRTFHRHFPSKEHIVFAYQSSLFGGALDYFARRPLDESALTAMRRAMRDYLLDPTAAAERARMAEAARQANRIMAANPTVRGADSAGQAQRQRVLAERIAARTGLPAADLAPQLLAATFLVAVRVGVERWIQTADHTPATLQRALDEAFGVLQRGVDIPGRAPD, from the coding sequence ATGAAGCCGGACGAGACCCTGCCCGCGCGCAGCCGTAAAAAGGAGCTGCTGCGGGCGGAGCTCATGATCACCGGCCTGCGGATGTTCGAGCAGCAGGGCTTCGAACAGACCACCGTGCAGCAGATCGCCGACGCGGTCGGTGTGTCACGCCGGACCTTTCACCGGCACTTCCCGTCCAAGGAACACATCGTCTTCGCCTACCAGTCGTCGCTGTTCGGCGGCGCACTCGACTATTTCGCGCGCCGTCCGCTCGACGAATCCGCGCTGACCGCCATGCGCCGCGCCATGCGCGATTACCTACTCGACCCCACCGCGGCCGCCGAACGCGCCAGGATGGCCGAGGCGGCCCGGCAAGCGAATCGGATCATGGCGGCCAATCCCACTGTCCGCGGCGCGGATTCCGCCGGACAGGCGCAGCGGCAGCGGGTGCTCGCCGAGCGGATCGCCGCCCGCACCGGACTGCCCGCCGCCGATCTCGCGCCCCAACTGCTGGCCGCCACCTTCCTCGTCGCCGTCCGAGTCGGCGTCGAACGCTGGATCCAGACCGCCGACCACACCCCCGCCACCCTGCAACGCGCTCTCGACGAGGCCTTCGGCGTCCTACAGCGCGGCGTCGACATCCCGGGCCGCGCCCCGGACTGA
- a CDS encoding AraC family transcriptional regulator — MGMGERRLLELRGTRQVRPEQVVPARLAGLPLLSCFGFDVHEPEPVRRRKIPGGTVKIGFALDGVFEGRALRPFAFVVGMHDRGGFATHAGRLCGVQVQLDPLTARRLLGVPLHELRNRRVDLDEFLGPSAREATERLGATRSWADRFEVVGGYLREWFARTDYSGDPAIAYAAGLLRRSGGRVPLNELISESGWSPRHFRRRFADDIGLSPKTFGALTRFTAALRAAAAAPEPDLSRIADESGYYDQAHMHRDFLRFAGAPPGRLLG; from the coding sequence ATGGGGATGGGCGAGCGACGGCTGCTCGAATTGCGTGGCACTCGGCAGGTCCGGCCCGAGCAGGTGGTGCCGGCCCGGCTGGCCGGACTTCCGCTGCTGTCCTGCTTCGGTTTCGATGTGCACGAGCCGGAACCCGTGCGGCGCCGCAAGATTCCGGGCGGCACCGTGAAGATCGGATTCGCGCTCGACGGCGTCTTCGAGGGACGCGCGCTGCGGCCGTTCGCATTCGTGGTCGGCATGCACGACCGCGGCGGATTCGCCACCCATGCGGGGCGGTTGTGCGGTGTTCAGGTGCAGTTGGATCCGCTGACCGCCCGGCGATTACTCGGCGTTCCGCTGCACGAATTGCGCAATAGGCGAGTGGATCTGGACGAATTCCTCGGACCCTCCGCGCGGGAGGCCACCGAGCGGCTCGGCGCCACGCGGTCGTGGGCGGACCGATTCGAGGTGGTGGGCGGGTATCTGCGCGAATGGTTCGCGCGCACCGACTATTCGGGTGATCCGGCGATCGCCTATGCCGCCGGGCTCTTGCGCCGCAGCGGCGGCAGGGTTCCCCTTAACGAGCTGATCAGCGAATCAGGTTGGAGTCCAAGGCATTTCCGGAGACGATTCGCCGATGACATCGGGTTGTCACCCAAAACGTTCGGCGCGCTCACCCGATTCACCGCGGCGCTGCGGGCGGCGGCCGCGGCACCGGAACCCGATCTGAGCCGTATCGCGGACGAAAGCGGCTACTACGACCAGGCCCATATGCACCGGGATTTCCTGCGTTTCGCGGGCGCACCGCCGGGGCGGCTGCTCGGTTGA
- a CDS encoding ribonuclease domain-containing protein, whose product MLVAAFAVVAGVSAAPQPVRTDSVVLVNATVPQRAWDTLAKIDAGEWPPNDGSGTHGGTTWTNREGTLPRTDGSGNPIHYLEWDVNRKLPGHNRDAERIVTGSDGSAWYTGDHYATFTRMR is encoded by the coding sequence GTGCTCGTCGCGGCATTCGCTGTGGTTGCCGGTGTTTCGGCCGCGCCGCAGCCGGTGCGGACGGATTCCGTCGTTCTGGTGAACGCCACTGTGCCGCAGCGCGCTTGGGACACCTTGGCGAAGATCGACGCGGGGGAGTGGCCGCCGAACGACGGTTCGGGCACGCACGGCGGCACCACCTGGACGAACCGGGAGGGCACGCTGCCGAGGACGGACGGTTCGGGCAACCCGATCCACTACCTGGAATGGGATGTCAACCGAAAGTTGCCGGGGCACAACCGCGATGCGGAGCGCATCGTCACCGGCAGCGACGGTTCGGCCTGGTACACCGGCGATCACTACGCCACCTTCACGCGGATGCGCTGA
- the bluB gene encoding 5,6-dimethylbenzimidazole synthase, producing the protein MNVYDVIRMRRDVRAEFTGDVVDDATLWRILDAAHRAPSVGNSQPWDFVVVRERATLRRFADHVAEKRIEFRDALPPERAATFEPIKIEGIVESGTGIVVTYDHQRGGPQVLGRATVPETGIYSAVLAIQNLWLAATAEGVGVGWVSFYDPGFLSELVGLPDGIRPVAWLCAGPVREFQRVPDLERFGWRSGRPLDEAVHRETFRG; encoded by the coding sequence CTGAACGTTTACGACGTCATCCGGATGCGGCGCGATGTCCGCGCGGAATTCACCGGGGACGTCGTCGACGATGCGACGCTGTGGCGGATTCTCGACGCCGCGCACCGGGCGCCGAGCGTCGGGAATTCGCAGCCGTGGGATTTCGTGGTGGTGCGGGAGCGGGCCACCCTGCGCAGGTTCGCCGACCATGTGGCCGAGAAGCGGATCGAATTCCGCGACGCGCTGCCGCCGGAGCGGGCCGCGACCTTCGAGCCGATCAAGATCGAGGGCATTGTCGAGAGCGGCACCGGCATCGTGGTCACCTACGACCATCAGCGCGGCGGCCCGCAGGTGCTCGGCCGGGCGACGGTGCCGGAGACCGGCATCTATTCGGCCGTGCTCGCCATCCAGAATCTGTGGCTGGCCGCGACGGCCGAGGGCGTCGGCGTCGGTTGGGTGTCGTTCTACGATCCCGGATTCCTGTCCGAACTGGTCGGGTTGCCCGACGGCATCCGGCCGGTGGCCTGGCTCTGTGCCGGACCGGTGCGCGAATTCCAGCGGGTCCCCGATCTGGAGCGTTTCGGCTGGCGGTCCGGGCGGCCGTTGGACGAGGCGGTGCACCGGGAAACCTTCCGGGGCTGA